A part of Cannabis sativa cultivar Pink pepper isolate KNU-18-1 chromosome 6, ASM2916894v1, whole genome shotgun sequence genomic DNA contains:
- the LOC115724664 gene encoding peroxidase 25 isoform X1 yields MRSSSVFLVAAILVMGLCVNAQLKTKFYSSSCPKAEAIVRSTVQSHMKKDPTVAAGLLRLHFHDCFVQGCDGSILLDGSSSERSARANTGLRGFEMIEDAKAQLEALCPAVVSCADILALATRDAVDLSDGPSWSVPTGRRDGRVSLASQVTTLPSPFDTVDVQLQKFAAKGLDDHDLVTLVGAHTLGQTHCMFVNYRLYNFTKTGNADPTIDPSFLTQLQTFCPKGEDSKLVSLDPDSHTNFDASFFKNVRDGKGVLESDQRLWGNDDTRPLVQKYASSIRGLLGFRFEYEFSKAMVKMSSIEVKTGTQGEIRKTCSKIN; encoded by the exons ATGAGATCATCATCAGTATTTTTAGTTGCAGCAATTTTAGTGATGGGCTTGTGTGTAAATGCGCAGCTGAAAACCAAGTTCTATTCCTCTTCATGTCCCAAAGCAGAAGCCATAGTGAGATCAACCGTTCAATCTCACATGAAAAAGGATCCAACGGTGGCTGCTGGCTTACTTCGTCTTCATTTCCACGACTGTTTTGTTCAG gggtgTGATGGTTCGATTCTGTTAGATGGGTCCTCATCCGAAAGGAGTGCAAGAGCAAACACAGGGCTAAGAGGGTTCGAAATGATTGAGGATGCCAAGGCCCAGCTAGAGGCCTTGTGCCCTGCTGTCGTTTCTTGTGCTGATATACTTGCTTTAGCTACTCGTGATGCTGTTGACTTG aGTGATGGGCCAAGTTGGTCAGTTCCAACAGGGAGAAGAGATGGAAGAGTGTCTTTGGCATCCCAAGTGACTACTTTGCCATCTCCTTTTGATACTGTTGATGTTCAACTCCAGAAGTTTGCAGCCAAAGGCCTTGATGATCATGACCTTGTCACACTAGTtg GGGCTCATACACTTGGCCAAACTCATTGCATGTTTGTAAACTACAGACTTTACAACTTCACAAAGACAGGAAATGCTGACCCAACTATAGACCCATCCTTCTTAACTCAGCTCCAAACCTTTTGCCCCAAAGGAGAAGACTCAAAACTGGTGTCGTTGGACCCAGACAGCCACACCAACTTCGATGCTAGCTTCTTCAAAAACGTTCGTGATGGCAAAGGTGTTTTGGAGTCTGACCAAAGACTTTGGGGGAATGATGATACTCGTCCTCTTGTCCAGAAATATGCAAGCAGCATTAGAGGCTTATTGGGTTTTAGATTTGAGTATGAGTTCTCTAAAGCTATGGTCAAAATGAGTAGTATTGAGGTCAAGACTGGTACTCAAGGAGAGATTAGAAAGACGTGTtctaagattaattaa
- the LOC115724664 gene encoding peroxidase 25 isoform X2, with translation MKKDPTVAAGLLRLHFHDCFVQGCDGSILLDGSSSERSARANTGLRGFEMIEDAKAQLEALCPAVVSCADILALATRDAVDLSDGPSWSVPTGRRDGRVSLASQVTTLPSPFDTVDVQLQKFAAKGLDDHDLVTLVGAHTLGQTHCMFVNYRLYNFTKTGNADPTIDPSFLTQLQTFCPKGEDSKLVSLDPDSHTNFDASFFKNVRDGKGVLESDQRLWGNDDTRPLVQKYASSIRGLLGFRFEYEFSKAMVKMSSIEVKTGTQGEIRKTCSKIN, from the exons ATGAAAAAGGATCCAACGGTGGCTGCTGGCTTACTTCGTCTTCATTTCCACGACTGTTTTGTTCAG gggtgTGATGGTTCGATTCTGTTAGATGGGTCCTCATCCGAAAGGAGTGCAAGAGCAAACACAGGGCTAAGAGGGTTCGAAATGATTGAGGATGCCAAGGCCCAGCTAGAGGCCTTGTGCCCTGCTGTCGTTTCTTGTGCTGATATACTTGCTTTAGCTACTCGTGATGCTGTTGACTTG aGTGATGGGCCAAGTTGGTCAGTTCCAACAGGGAGAAGAGATGGAAGAGTGTCTTTGGCATCCCAAGTGACTACTTTGCCATCTCCTTTTGATACTGTTGATGTTCAACTCCAGAAGTTTGCAGCCAAAGGCCTTGATGATCATGACCTTGTCACACTAGTtg GGGCTCATACACTTGGCCAAACTCATTGCATGTTTGTAAACTACAGACTTTACAACTTCACAAAGACAGGAAATGCTGACCCAACTATAGACCCATCCTTCTTAACTCAGCTCCAAACCTTTTGCCCCAAAGGAGAAGACTCAAAACTGGTGTCGTTGGACCCAGACAGCCACACCAACTTCGATGCTAGCTTCTTCAAAAACGTTCGTGATGGCAAAGGTGTTTTGGAGTCTGACCAAAGACTTTGGGGGAATGATGATACTCGTCCTCTTGTCCAGAAATATGCAAGCAGCATTAGAGGCTTATTGGGTTTTAGATTTGAGTATGAGTTCTCTAAAGCTATGGTCAAAATGAGTAGTATTGAGGTCAAGACTGGTACTCAAGGAGAGATTAGAAAGACGTGTtctaagattaattaa